The following proteins are co-located in the Vigna unguiculata cultivar IT97K-499-35 chromosome 9, ASM411807v1, whole genome shotgun sequence genome:
- the LOC114164205 gene encoding F-box/kelch-repeat protein At5g43190-like — translation MAAASTRWRHPSSLYYYRRQTQASFGNSDEMKNITTFTSTTTTRTTMDPRIWSKLPPDVVEHILLLLPLKTLLNLRPTCKAFSSLLFSPSFVSKHSSSSSSSSSSSSPFSSFLLLSHPQCPLYFRLYDSNLSSWLTISPSLPFSSSFSLASSSGGLFCLLNPSSSSFLVCNLFAKSSRTIPSPTHSLHFTHLSFLTTPLTYNLVLLSSNSAFVYNSGHHCWRRFQGFHAFLNDSCLQQGTFFHGGLYFTTPEPFSVVRFDLESGKWESHVAELPPQLTFLRLVSDDDGEGKLYLVGGVGTDGISRSIRLWELTSEGVWVEVVALPEIMCRKFVSVCYHNYEHVYCFWHEGMICVCCYMWPEILYYSVSRRSWDWLPKCPYLPLKCSCGFKWFSFVPKLYASV, via the coding sequence GAAACTCCGATGAAATGAAGAACATAACAACCTTCACTTCGACGACGACAACAAGAACAACAATGGACCCCAGAATCTGGAGCAAACTACCTCCTGATGTTGTGGAACACATACTTCTGTTACTCCCTCTCAAGACTCTCTTGAATCTCAGACCCACTTGCAAGGCCTTctcctctcttctcttctctcctTCCTTTGTCTCCAAAcactcatcatcatcatcttcttcttcttcttcttcctcacccTTCTCTTCCTTTCTCTTACTCTCACACCCTCAGTGCCCTCTCTACTTCCGTCTCTACGATTCCAACCTTTCCTCTTGGCTCACCATCTCTCCCTCTCTccctttctcttcttccttctctctcGCATCCTCCTCCGGTGGCCTTTTCTGTCTCCTCAAcccctcttcctcttcctttcTCGTATGTAACCTCTTTGCCAAGTCCTCCAGAACCATCCCATCCCCAACTCATTCTCTTCACTTCACCCACCTCTCTTTTCTCACCACCCCTCTCACCTACAACTTAGTGCTCCTTTCTTCAAACTCCGCCTTTGTCTATAACTCCGGCCACCACTGCTGGAGGCGCTTCCAGGGATTTCATGCTTTCCTCAACGACAGTTGCCTCCAGCAGGGTACTTTCTTCCACGGCGGCCTCTACTTCACCACCCCGGAACCGTTTTCCGTGGTGCGTTTCGATTTGGAAAGTGGCAAGTGGGAGAGCCACGTGGCTGAGTTGCCCCCACAACTCACTTTCCTGAGGCTGGTCAGTGATGACGACGGAGAGGGGAAACTATATCTGGTTGGTGGTGTTGGAACCGATGGGATCTCCAGAAGTATCAGGCTTTGGGAATTAACGAGTGAAGGGGTTTGGGTGGAAGTGGTGGCGTTGCCTGAGATTATGTGCAGAAAATTTGTGTCGGTTTGTTACCATAACTATGAACATGTTTATTGCTTCTGGCATGAGGGTATGATCTGTGTCTGCTGTTACATGTGGCCGGAGATATTGTACTACAGTGTTTCCAGAAGGAGTTGGGATTGGCTTCCCAAGTGTCCCTATTTGCCTCTGAAGTGTAGCTGTGGTTTCAAGTGGTTTTCTTTTGTTCCGAAGCTCTATGCTTCCGTCTGA